One genomic segment of Trichococcus shcherbakoviae includes these proteins:
- a CDS encoding ABC transporter permease, producing the protein MLVDDILQYFQENFSQYLIYVYQHLGLSIQAIGISCLIGIPLGYISHQHRKLSQMITLSSQALRIIPSLAVLFILISFIGVGRVPALIALVLLGIPPILVNTTVGFLEVPAVMIETGKGLGMTDRELLKRVKIPLAFPFVMTGVKLALVEIISSATLATYIGAGGLGTLIFTGLGLNRMDLLLIGGVSVAMIAFTTSIFLDYIIKRSVN; encoded by the coding sequence ATGCTAGTTGATGACATACTGCAATACTTTCAAGAGAATTTTAGTCAATATTTGATTTACGTTTACCAGCACCTTGGATTGAGTATCCAGGCAATCGGAATTTCTTGTCTGATCGGCATTCCGCTGGGATACATCAGCCACCAGCACCGGAAACTCAGCCAGATGATCACCCTCAGTTCCCAAGCCTTGCGGATCATCCCCAGTTTGGCGGTCCTCTTTATATTGATCTCCTTCATAGGCGTCGGAAGGGTTCCAGCTTTGATCGCATTGGTGTTGCTGGGCATTCCGCCGATTTTGGTCAATACAACAGTCGGATTCCTGGAAGTTCCTGCTGTGATGATCGAAACGGGAAAGGGTTTGGGGATGACCGATCGGGAGCTCTTGAAAAGGGTAAAGATTCCGCTGGCTTTTCCTTTTGTGATGACTGGTGTGAAGCTTGCTTTAGTGGAAATCATCTCGAGTGCGACGCTGGCAACATACATCGGTGCTGGTGGATTAGGAACATTGATTTTTACAGGATTGGGTTTGAACAGGATGGATCTGCTTCTCATTGGAGGGGTATCGGTAGCGATGATTGCCTTCACGACAAGCATCTTTCTTGATTACATAATTAAAAGGAGCGTAAATTAA